A genomic region of Luteolibacter sp. Y139 contains the following coding sequences:
- a CDS encoding peptidylprolyl isomerase produces the protein MLLRFLPRAIALCATACLVSQCEKPATTGAPAIPKDALATVGAQAITEKDLIQEAEWRKANHQAVPAAPELLKEMANRLALVEKAKQSGIADDPETQRSIQSIIIARLREKQIDAEVAKVTVSDDELKAAYDSRSAEFARKPLDRFAILFQAADAKASDARKAEAKKGLEDAIALADAAPAPGGRGPAAGGFGQVAAQHSEDQVTRYRGGDLGWIEGDAKETRLPVNVLEAGRALEKGKRSGVIEAADGFYVIMKTDARAGGARPMEEVADNLRQQILRDKRRALEEQFLADAMQSSKASINADAAAKVTLPVTPAPAPAAPVLSPP, from the coding sequence ATGCTGCTTCGATTCCTGCCCCGCGCCATCGCCCTCTGCGCCACTGCCTGCCTTGTCAGTCAGTGCGAGAAACCGGCGACGACGGGAGCCCCGGCAATTCCCAAGGACGCGCTCGCCACGGTGGGCGCGCAGGCCATCACCGAAAAGGATCTCATCCAGGAGGCCGAGTGGCGGAAGGCGAACCATCAGGCGGTGCCTGCCGCGCCGGAGCTGCTGAAGGAGATGGCCAACCGTCTCGCCCTGGTCGAGAAGGCGAAGCAATCGGGCATCGCCGACGATCCCGAAACGCAGCGCAGCATCCAGAGCATCATCATTGCGCGGCTTCGTGAGAAGCAGATCGATGCCGAAGTCGCGAAGGTGACCGTGAGCGATGACGAGCTCAAGGCTGCCTACGATTCGCGAAGCGCCGAGTTCGCCCGCAAGCCTCTCGATCGTTTCGCCATTCTCTTTCAAGCTGCCGATGCAAAGGCTTCCGACGCCCGCAAGGCCGAGGCGAAGAAGGGACTGGAAGATGCCATCGCCCTGGCCGATGCCGCTCCCGCGCCCGGGGGCAGGGGACCGGCCGCCGGAGGCTTTGGTCAAGTGGCCGCACAGCATTCGGAAGATCAGGTCACGCGCTATCGCGGTGGCGACCTCGGTTGGATCGAGGGCGACGCCAAGGAAACCCGCTTGCCCGTCAACGTGCTCGAAGCGGGCCGCGCCCTGGAAAAGGGCAAGCGCAGCGGGGTCATCGAAGCCGCTGATGGCTTCTACGTGATCATGAAAACCGACGCGCGTGCCGGTGGTGCACGCCCAATGGAGGAGGTTGCCGATAATCTCCGCCAACAAATCCTGCGCGATAAGCGCCGCGCGCTTGAGGAGCAATTCCTCGCCGACGCGATGCAATCTTCCAAGGCATCCATCAATGCCGATGCCGCGGCCAAGGTGACCCTTCCTGTCACTCCCGCGCCTGCGCCTGCCGCTCCCGTACTTTCGCCTCCCTGA
- a CDS encoding Calx-beta domain-containing protein, whose translation MIPRNCSTRPARTAATWLSMLLLGSTAAHAAAIISEPETLVYGRILNRKNPNLEQLVTAGTLYWTIQKPDGSTVVLSGEVDALDNGHYSYLVRIPHQAMMLGQQPSPLVLPLGTTTTTASHASISFNGAPATILSPSTSVFDLDQTLRASALRVDLEINAANPDGDGDGIPDWWEDKYGLDKQDSTDALTDANGNGRNNLAEYLAGTDPNHNSTQPLLLTHEVIAYSKSESLVLLETADSNSTPAQLTYTLYTPPTGGRLVLRNAVHLPATTSVPLAAGATFTQADVSAGRLVFEHTEGETPGSFEVGVRDEVPANPESRGPVQVLLFDPADNLVAATPEESVRLEARRLAVSHGHLVADLSSAAGKHRLSAPTAGLSASAYQTHVTNYGAETPHVFLGGPADDTFTGGAAADFFYGSDGANTMTGGTGGDSFIFTGTSPSVDTITDFTPTQGDLIDLSGVLDGLSTRLTDYVRIRRSGTDAMLEICAGGTNSGFTDRVIRLQNSTLQPADVLNLYYSGNLETGAVGLPSRVSITATNTGASENGPVAGQFTVTREGDFDLPLTVNLTISGNATNGVDYQNIPSSITIPSGQAGAVISILPYVDATAEFNETVFIQIADSTGYLTGTAASAQLVIEDLKPQISLEVIEKLAGVTGSSPASVVIRRGGLLSPEVFVQFTLSGTAKSGTDYNTVTPYVTFTSGQTAKVIEFVPKPNANFAGAEAKTIRMTVKADTAFASMVPAADLTLVPQRLSYDEWLAARGVNASDQELLRYGFSQGTAPSDNSMFARMPKATVEDGYLTLRFRKKPGVSDMNYQVQYSSNLTQWQSGSDVVEDITSQVAPNDPGAAVFRSKTPMSAAKVASMRVNLLLENND comes from the coding sequence ATGATTCCCAGGAACTGCTCCACCCGTCCGGCGCGCACCGCCGCGACCTGGCTGTCGATGCTACTGCTCGGATCGACTGCCGCGCACGCCGCCGCGATCATCAGCGAGCCGGAGACGCTCGTTTACGGCCGCATCCTCAACCGCAAGAATCCGAACCTGGAGCAGCTCGTCACAGCGGGCACGCTCTACTGGACCATTCAGAAGCCTGACGGCTCCACAGTGGTGCTTTCGGGTGAAGTCGATGCGCTTGATAACGGCCACTACTCGTATCTCGTCCGCATCCCGCACCAGGCGATGATGCTGGGCCAGCAACCCTCGCCGCTGGTGCTGCCGCTCGGCACCACGACCACGACGGCATCGCACGCGTCGATTTCGTTCAATGGTGCGCCGGCGACCATCCTCTCGCCCTCCACGTCCGTCTTCGACCTCGACCAAACGCTTCGCGCTTCCGCGCTGCGGGTGGATCTGGAGATCAATGCGGCGAATCCCGATGGAGACGGCGATGGCATCCCGGACTGGTGGGAAGACAAGTACGGCCTCGACAAGCAGGACTCCACGGACGCCCTCACCGACGCGAATGGCAACGGCCGCAACAATCTCGCCGAGTACCTTGCCGGCACCGATCCGAATCACAATAGCACGCAACCGCTGCTGCTGACCCATGAGGTGATCGCCTATTCGAAGTCGGAGTCGTTGGTGCTGCTCGAGACCGCCGATAGCAATAGCACTCCGGCGCAACTTACCTACACGCTTTACACTCCCCCGACCGGTGGCCGTCTGGTGCTGCGAAATGCGGTCCACTTGCCGGCGACCACCTCGGTGCCGCTCGCCGCAGGCGCCACGTTCACCCAGGCGGACGTCTCCGCTGGTCGCCTGGTCTTCGAGCACACGGAAGGTGAGACGCCGGGTTCCTTCGAGGTCGGCGTTCGCGATGAAGTTCCTGCCAATCCCGAGTCGCGCGGCCCGGTGCAGGTGCTGCTCTTCGATCCCGCGGACAATCTCGTCGCGGCCACCCCTGAAGAAAGCGTGCGCCTTGAAGCGCGCCGTCTGGCCGTGAGTCACGGTCACCTCGTGGCTGATCTCAGTTCGGCCGCTGGCAAGCATCGCCTCTCGGCTCCCACGGCCGGCCTTTCGGCCTCCGCCTATCAAACGCATGTGACGAATTACGGCGCGGAAACGCCGCACGTGTTCCTCGGCGGTCCCGCGGACGACACCTTCACCGGCGGCGCGGCAGCGGACTTCTTCTACGGCAGCGATGGCGCGAACACGATGACCGGTGGCACCGGCGGGGACTCGTTCATCTTCACTGGCACCTCGCCGTCCGTCGACACGATCACCGACTTCACGCCGACGCAGGGCGATCTCATCGATCTGTCCGGCGTGCTCGATGGCCTTTCCACGAGGCTTACCGACTACGTTCGCATTCGCCGCAGTGGCACGGATGCGATGTTGGAAATCTGCGCGGGCGGGACGAACTCGGGCTTCACCGACCGGGTGATCCGCTTGCAGAACTCCACGCTGCAGCCAGCCGACGTGCTGAACCTCTACTACTCGGGTAATCTGGAAACCGGTGCGGTCGGGTTGCCATCGCGCGTGAGCATCACCGCGACCAATACCGGAGCCAGCGAGAACGGTCCCGTGGCCGGTCAGTTCACGGTCACCCGCGAGGGTGACTTTGACCTGCCGCTCACCGTAAACCTGACGATCAGTGGCAACGCGACCAATGGGGTCGACTACCAGAACATCCCCTCGTCGATCACGATTCCCTCCGGTCAAGCGGGTGCGGTGATTTCCATCCTGCCGTATGTGGATGCCACGGCGGAGTTCAATGAGACGGTCTTCATCCAGATCGCCGACTCGACTGGCTATCTCACCGGCACTGCGGCGAGCGCACAGCTCGTGATCGAGGATCTCAAGCCGCAGATCTCGCTGGAGGTGATTGAGAAGCTGGCCGGTGTTACCGGCAGCTCGCCGGCGTCGGTCGTCATTCGCCGCGGTGGTCTGCTTTCGCCGGAAGTCTTCGTCCAGTTCACGCTTTCGGGCACGGCCAAGAGCGGCACCGATTACAATACGGTCACTCCCTACGTCACCTTCACCTCGGGGCAGACGGCAAAGGTCATCGAGTTCGTGCCGAAGCCGAATGCCAATTTCGCCGGTGCGGAAGCCAAGACGATCCGCATGACGGTGAAGGCCGATACTGCCTTTGCCAGTATGGTGCCGGCTGCCGACCTGACGCTGGTGCCTCAGCGCCTGAGCTACGACGAGTGGCTGGCAGCGCGTGGTGTGAATGCCTCCGATCAAGAATTGCTCCGCTACGGATTCAGCCAAGGCACAGCTCCTAGCGACAACTCGATGTTCGCCCGCATGCCGAAGGCCACGGTGGAGGATGGCTACCTCACGCTGCGCTTCCGCAAGAAGCCGGGTGTGAGCGACATGAACTACCAAGTGCAGTATAGCAGCAATCTCACCCAGTGGCAGAGCGGCTCCGACGTGGTCGAGGACATCACCTCGCAAGTGGCCCCGAATGATCCGGGTGCCGCGGTCTTCCGCTCCAAGACTCCGATGTCCGCCGCAAAGGTCGCTTCCATGCGTGTGAACCTGCTGCTCGAAAACAACGACTGA